Proteins co-encoded in one Neodiprion lecontei isolate iyNeoLeco1 chromosome 3, iyNeoLeco1.1, whole genome shotgun sequence genomic window:
- the LOC107220101 gene encoding mitochondrial import receptor subunit TOM40 homolog 1 — protein MGNVLAASAPPPPPSPLSSPLPGFAKQDPVTGTYSAVSPASESEEKLENPGTIEDLHKTCKDIFPVNFEGAKLMVNKGLSNHFHVSHTINMSSGPQSGYRFGATYVGTKQISPTEAYPVLLGDIDPSGNLNSNVIHQFSQRIRGKLATQVQQNKFTAAQMTSDYRGDTYTVSLTLGNPDIISGSGVLVTHYLQSITPSLALGGELAYQRGPGIPGGHIAVLSAAGRYTNGESTISGSLGLAGCHLCFHQKASQQLQVGVELEVNSRMQESIATIAYQIDLPKADLVFRGSVDSNWTVGAVLEKKLQPLPFSFALSGMLNHNKHQFRLGCGLIIG, from the exons ATGGGTAACGTTCTCGCAGCATCAGCGCCGCCCCCGCCCCCGTCACCGCTCTCGAGTCCGCTGCCGGGTTTTGCAAAGCAGGACCCGGTGACCGGGACTTACTCCGCGGTTTCCCCGGCCTCCGAGTCCGAGGAAAAATTGGAGAACCCCGGAACCATCGAAGACCTCCACAAGACGTGCAAAG ATATCTTCCCGGTAAACTTTGAGGGCGCCAAGCTGATGGTCAACAAAGGCCTGAGCAATCATTTCCATGTCTCACACACAATCAATATGAGCTCGGGTCCACAGTCCGGATACAG ATTTGGGGCAACATATGTCGGGACTAAACAGATTTCTCCCACAGAGGCGTACCCCGTTCTACTGGGGGACATTGACCCAAGTGGCAATCTAAACTCAAACGTAATTCACCAGTTTAGTCAGAGAATAAGAGGCAAACTGGCAACGCAGGTACAGCAGAACAAATTCACAGCAGCACAGATGACATCTGATTACCGAGGCGATACATATACTGTTTCGTTAACCCTTGGTAACCCGGACATTATCTCTGGATCTG GTGTCCTCGTAACGCATTACCTGCAAAGCATCACGCCGTCGTTAGCATTGGGTGGTGAACTTGCTTACCAGCGAGGTCCTGGAATCCCTGGCGGACACATAGCGGTTCTTTCTGCTGCTGGAAGGTACACAAATGGCGAATCCACGATCAGCGGTAGTCTTG GTTTAGCAGGGTGTCACCTATGTTTCCATCAAAAAGCTAGTCAACAGCTGCAAGTTGGGGTTGAACTGGAGGTAAATTCGAGAATGCAGGAGTCCATAGCCACTATTGCTTACCAAATTGACCTGCCCAAAGCAGATCTAGTCTTCAGAG GAAGCGTCGATTCGAATTGGACGGTGGGTGCGGTACTGGAGAAGAAATTGCAGCCATTGCCATTCTCGTTTGCGTTGAGCGGGATGCTCAATCACAATAAGCACCAATTCAGACTGGGATGTGGTCTGATTATTGGTTAA
- the LOC107220102 gene encoding recQ-mediated genome instability protein 1 isoform X3, with amino-acid sequence MYDISQSKYSQLQKIRNVSEVNIKATAVETPAWEPKGKRMMQMFLNDGVQDLIAIEYKLIKTLKDTLLPGFKVMIIGPVTCRKGVMLLEEKNFKELGGEVDSILKMNALENVLARAVGMEENENPYDDEHRQPNSGETEIEFPEDEFDVNFDEISQIEQLSMESRESPVNPETVSNRGKIIGNNMPRRVENPNTNSGNTEMLRSIVDNQPSPASERHKNNQDDFKIASRSQLKPLIADPNNFQLSDNDFPLDEPFDLADFEDELDEDVLKGNKQVDNGVGNDSLKNIDLPKLPSGTSMAAITMKSPTLTTGKRSADSLSPVRSSPKIACRQTTPNVSKTNRKITEYTEKIAPKENLPDKICDFICDVMREPVKDIPIFKTVRGKVMQLGNLSKKDNNWNLKATITDNTASLEIIFASQVLEDLIGFTVPEFLEKRKLRKTNPEVDEYLRKCFRTAEKKVQLMDALMELEFSNNNKHPRVVSTQELTDEKKRLMEKRVQMMTV; translated from the exons ATGTATGACATATCGCAGTCTAAATACAGCCAGCTACAAAAAATTAGGAACGTCTCTGAAGTCAACATCAAGGCAACCGCGGTCGAAACACCGGCTTGGGAGCCAAAGGGCAAGAGGATGATGCAAATGTTCCTCAATGATGGAGTTCAAGATCTCATTGCGATTGAGTACAAGCTTATAAAGACATtgaag GATACACTGCTCCCGGGGTTTAAGGTCATGATAATAGGTCCTGTCACATGTAGGAAGGGAGTGATGCtactcgaagaaaaaaatttcaaggaatTAGGGGGCGAGGTTGATTCCATCCTAAAAATGAACGCTTTGGAAAACGTTTTAGCCAGAGCTGT GGGCATGGAGGAGAATGAAAATCCATACGACGATGAGCACCGACAACCTAACTCAGGGGAAACTGAGATCGAATTTCCAGAGGACGAGTTTGACGTAAACTTTGATGAAATAAGCCAGATCGAACAGCTCAGCATGGAAAGCCGCGAATCGCCGGTAAATCCGGAGACCGTGTCTAATCGGGGAAAAATAATCGGCAACAACATGCCCAGAAGGGTGGAAAACCCTAATACAAACTCGGGGAATACCGAAATGTTGCGCTCGATCGTCGATAATCAGCCGAGTCCCGCTTCTGAGCGTCACAAGAACAATCAGGatgatttcaaaatcgcgTCCAGGTCACAGCTGAAACCGTTAATTGCCGATCctaacaattttcaattgtcAGACAACGATTTTCCCCTGGACGAACCCTTCGACTTAGCTGACTTCGAAGATGAGCTGGACGAAGATGTCCTAAAAGGTAACAAACAGGTAGACAACGGGGTCGGAAATGATTCTCTGAAGAACATTGACTTGCCAAAGCTACCGTCGGGCACAAGTATGGCCGCTATTACGATGAAAAGTCCGACACTAACCACGGGTAAACGATCTGCG GACAGCTTGTCGCCGGTGCGATCTTCCCCAAAAATAGCGTGCCGGCAAACGACGCCGAATGTGAGTAAAACGAATCGAAAGATAACAGAATACACGGAGAAAATAGCACCTAAAGAAAATCTGCCAGATAAAATATGCGACTTTATTTGCGACGTAATGAGAGAGCCCGTAAAAGATATCCCCATTTTCAAGACAGTCAGGGGAAAAGTAATGCAGCTCGgaaatttgtcgaaaaaaGATAACAATTGGAACCTGAAAGCAACGATAACTGACAATACCGCAAGCCTCGAGATAATTTTCGCGTCTCAG GTTCTTGAGGATTTGATAGGATTTACGGTACCCGAATTTTTGGAGAAGAGAAAACTTCGGAAGACCAATCCCGAAGTGGATGAATATTTGAGGAAG TGCTTTCGCACAGCGGAGAAGAAAGTGCAACTAATGGACGCTCTAATGGAGCTGGAATTCTCCAATAATAACAAACATCCCAGGGTCGTTAGTACGCAAGAGCTtaccgatgaaaaaaaacggctTATGGAAAAAAGAGTACAAATGATGACCGTTTAA
- the LOC107220091 gene encoding uncharacterized protein LOC107220091 — protein sequence MPHPCVVCGRSRMNPNNRQEEYMFFGFPVNDETRCKKWLEFCCREDLYKLTKKQLLQRMVCSKHFEQRDFLNSYFDRLNCTAIPSIYDPKQSLYNITCVLCGRSRRDPPSSTYDGVTFHHFPGEEFRCLKWLDFVGVDSYYRLTRKEILFCYICSKHFDRSQFLKGYRNRLVDHAVPNIRYPDEAEDSEPFLIDLAPESKLFHHPDRTRKLEALPQAVLESQACAACGRSRSDPRNKIDRYKFHPFPAYEIGRCLRWCQFLGREDLLKMSPNQIRKLVLCSKHFQSGQSFHRVGPCDAVPTIRDIHEPNTAVNVEDDFEEAEEEECAGSAKGTKKQSKIRPMVSSKKPKIDNKPAPLAKKRGKSKRPTQINIPRPDPNNIENRMIRKLPLPPNNNWKLIQAGTMQPITIANNIATSVNECKKMILPFTGDITNLGTPIPVHSLSSMPPGLLIKINLPDQNKKPSPSGRRKGVRKGNSKKQKSSTITTLNNIQLVQCTPLSVKNDQNQSGKEADESVEHTLADLLTFSPEREETVDYEELGVQEEIVLSPSAETTEEQTFKFEQTDLKDDYYYEVEETTDTGYVQKPRVRQRRKLSSLARKTILPIKSEIGFFLRKFAPKMQRLPKKARAQLKLSIVNMVIDNL from the coding sequence ATGCCGCACCCGTGTGTAGTTTGCGGCAGATCGCGGATGAATCCGAACAACAGGCAGGAGGAGTACATGTTCTTCGGTTTCCCGGTAAACGACGAGACCAGGTGCAAAAAGTGGTTGGAATTCTGCTGTCGCGAGGACCTCTACAAGCTGACGAAAAAACAGCTGCTCCAACGAATGGTATGCTCGAAACACTTCGAACAGAGAGACTTCCTCAACTCGTATTTCGACCGTCTCAACTGCACCGCCATACCATCGATATACGACCCGAAACAGTCCCTCTACAATATCACCTGTGTTCTGTGCGGTAGATCCCGTCGAGACCCCCCCAGTTCTACTTATGACGGGGTCACTTTCCACCACTTTCCCGGCGAGGAATTCAGGTGTCTAAAATGGCTGGATTTTGTTGGGGTTGATTCTTATTACAGGCTCACCCGCAAGGAGATATTGTTCTGCTACATTTGCTCCAAGCACTTTGACCGCTCCCAGTTCCTCAAGGGATACCGTAATCGGTTGGTCGACCATGCCGTTCCCAACATCAGATATCCCGACGAAGCCGAGGACTCTGAGCCGTTCCTGATAGACCTCGCTCCCGAGTCAAAGCTTTTCCATCATCCGGACAGGACTCGGAAGCTGGAAGCCCTTCCACAAGCCGTGTTGGAGAGTCAGGCTTGCGCCGCCTGTGGAAGATCAAGGTCTGATCcgagaaataaaatcgatAGGTATAAGTTTCACCCGTTTCCAGCTTATGAGATCGGGCGATGTTTGAGGTGGTGCCAATTCCTGGGTAGAGAGGATTTACTCAAAATGTCTCCAAACCAAATCAGGAAGCTAGTCTTATGCTCAAAGCACTTTCAGAGTGGGCAGAGCTTCCATCGAGTCGGACCTTGCGATGCGGTGCCGACGATCCGAGATATCCATGAACCAAATACAGCTGTTAATGTTGAAGATGACTTTGAAGAAGCGGAAGAGGAAGAATGTGCTGGCTCTGCCAAGGGCACCAAGAAGCAGTCTAAAATCAGGCCCATGGTATCCAGCAAGAAGCCTAAAATAGACAACAAACCTGCTCCGCTTGCCAAGAAACGTGGTAAATCGAAGAGGCCCACTCAGATAAACATCCCCAGACCAGATCCTAATAATATAGAAAACAGGATGATTAGAAAACTACCGCTGCCGCCGAACAATAATTGGAAACTCATTCAGGCCGGAACTATGCAACCGATTACGATAGCTAACAACATAGCAACATCTGTAAACGAATGCAAAAAAATGATTCTTCCATTTACAGGCGACATAACTAATCTGGGTACTCCCATTCCCGTTCATAGCTTGTCGAGCATGCCTCCCGGCTTATTGATCAAGATAAACCTACCggatcaaaacaaaaagcCAAGCCCATCTGGGCGTCGCAAGGGGGTTCGCAAGGGGAATAGCAAGAAACAGAAATCGTCAACCATTACTACACTGAACAATATCCAATTAGTTCAGTGCACTCCGTTGAGCGTTAAGAATGATCAAAATCAGTCTGGTAAGGAAGCGGATGAATCGGTTGAGCATACCCTGGCGGATTTATTGACCTTCTCACCGGAGCGCGAGGAAACGGTCGACTATGAAGAACTCGGAGTACAGGAGGAAATTGTCCTTTCACCCAGTGCAGAAACCACCGAAGAACAGACGTTTAAATTCGAACAAACCGACCTTAAGGATGATTACTACTATGAGGTTGAGGAGACTACAGACACTGGGTACGTTCAGAAACCAAGAGTCAGGCAACGTAGAAAGTTATCTTCGCTCGCTAGGAAAACTATTCTTCCTATAAAGAGCGAGATTGGATTTTTCCTCCGCAAATTTGCACCTAAAATGCAAAGGCTACCAAAAAAGGCTAGGGCTCAGTTGAAATTATCTATCGTTAATATGGTCATTGATAATCTATAA
- the LOC107220082 gene encoding V-type proton ATPase subunit D, producing MSQTNRLMIFPTRGNVVMLKGRVAVATKGHLLMKRKADALQSRLRVTLQKLIQVKSEISEAIREAAFSLAEVRFVTGETMSIAALILEAVGEKARTRILTSKVNVAGTIITVFECYQDGIDVYEYAGLSRGGQQLATAKQMFLQVIKLGVELASLQTAFLTLEKTLKTANVRVAGMKHVVIPKIESTLKYIVSEIDEMDREEFYRIKKIKKKKLKKNEEEENSLDDEKRIPEGVRESTVKPPSSSVTKSAKIVRRSFCPCHQIAVYIPLLNTTKLRKK from the coding sequence atgtCTCAGACTAACAGATTGATGATATTTCCGACACGAGGCAACGTCGTGATGTTGAAAGGACGCGTCGCCGTGGCGACAAAAGGCCACCTCCTGATGAAACGTAAGGCCGATGCGTTGCAGTCGCGACTGCGTGTCacgttgcaaaaattgatacaagtGAAAAGTGAGATATCGGAGGCGATAAGAGAGGCAGCGTTTTCATTGGCCGAGGTACGTTTCGTGACGGGTGAAACGATGAGCATAGCCGCCCTGATACTCGAGGCAGTCGGTGAAAAGGCCAGAACGAGAATACTGACGTCCAAGGTGAACGTAGCCGGTACAATCATAACCGTATTTGAATGCTACCAGGACGGTATCGACGTCTACGAGTACGCCGGTCTTTCCCGAGGTGGTCAGCAGCTAGCTACCGCGAAGCAAATGTTTCTACAAGTGATAAAACTCGGCGTCGAGCTCGCCTCCCTCCAGACGGCGTTTCTGACGCTGGAAAAGACACTGAAGACGGCGAACGTCAGGGTAGCGGGAATGAAGCACGTCGTAATACCGAAGATCGAATCGACTCTCAAGTACATTGTATCGGAGATCGACGAGATGGACCGTGAGGAAttttacagaataaaaaagatcaagaagaaaaagctAAAGAAAAATGAGGAAGAGGAGAATTCGTTGGACGACGAAAAGAGGATACCGGAAGGTGTTCGCGAGTCAACGGTCAAACCTCCGTCGTCGTCGGTGACGAAGTCGGCCAAGATTGTTCGAAGATCGTTCTGCCCGTGTCACCAGATCGCAGTATACATCCCGTTGTTAAATACAacgaaattgagaaaaaaataa
- the LOC107220095 gene encoding frizzled-4 produces the protein MSRLILHLFLIVNMFGKIFTTHGVCEPIRIEMCRGVGYNVTAMPNLVGNEIQGEADFTLQTFNPLIQYGCSAQLHLFLCSVYAPMCTEKVPSPIGPCRGLCEQVRARCYPVLLGFGFPWPAALNCSKFPPENNHQHMCMEGPGEPGPANPFQAVGDGNGPLGCSWYAKAGLYVFLNRSGRCAATCDADVLWSQKDKRLTEAWIAASATVCLISVAAAILALIKPRKHRATTSVERAIACLAVCHAVVAVGHVVRLAAGRFAVACTPALPLHPQEPVVIAQQHHQYLTQDGLSNPYCALVFLLRYYFGNAAIVWWVVVCGWWCIAARKWSRSDASGSSGVGVGVVQGKKYYGSHWSCFVGQQSTRSLLVLVLGPQLAYLFFGLSFLIVGSATLLLPRPSVRLSPLLSPLNPSPTTASSTHSNTRSQLHQQHHTLHGQQSRGVQNSVQNVFQGKTGQPSCATILQADPRAHQRALLTRVGVFACGYAAIVLAVAGINFYEWWSRDSWLRAPEPSTAPKEAPRPMIQMFVMRSVASLLAGIIAAAWIWWPNLIGVWRRLPPCKQPPHKCHPAPVVRCYSTGSTSPTPHQIHHLSHLAPQHPLLMRNAPVVNNGQVPAPYRGHKKHRKHRKHHSGSETQV, from the exons ATGTCGCGGCTAATTCTTCACCTTTTCTTGATCGTGAATATGTTcggtaaaatatttacaaccCACGGCGTCTGCGAACCGATAAGAATCGAGATGTGTCGCGGTGTCGGTTACAACGTCACCGCAATGCCGAATCTCGTTGGTAACGAAATTCAGGGGGAGGCGGATTTCACCCTTCAAACTTTCAACCCCCTGATACAGTACGGTTGCAG CGCGCAACTTCATTTGTTCCTGTGTTCGGTTTACGCCCCGATGTGCACGGAGAAGGTGCCGTCGCCAATCGGGCCATGCAGGGGTCTCTGCGAGCAAGTAAGAGCCAGATGTTACCCGGTACTGCTTGGCTTTGGTTTCCCATGGCCGGCGGCCCTGAACTGTTCCAAATTTCCGCCGGAGAACAACCATCAGCACATGTGCATGGAAGGACCGGGGGAACCGGGTCCGGCAAACCCCTTCCAG GCCGTCGGTGACGGAAACGGACCCCTGGGTTGTTCCTGGTACGCAAAGGCCGGACTCTACGTATTCCTGAATCGTTCGGGTAGGTGCGCCGCGACTTGCGACGCCGACGTTCTATGGTCCCAGAAAGACAAGAGACTGACCGAGGCCTGGATCGCGGCTTCGGCTACGGTCTGTCTGATCTCGGTTGCGGCCGCGATTCTCGCCCTTATCAAGCCCCGGAAACACCGGGCCACGACCTCCGTCG aACGCGCAATCGCCTGTCTTGCCGTTTGTCACGCGGTGGTCGCCGTCGGTCACGTGGTGCGTCTTGCGGCCGGTAGATTTGCGGTAGCTTGTACACCGGCACTGCCTCTCCACCCCCAGGAACCGGTGGTTATAGCCCAGCAGCATCATCAGTACCTCACTCAGGATGGCCTCTCTAATCCTTACTGCGCACTTGTCTTCCTGCTGCGGTATTACTTCGGAAACGCTGCGATTGTTTG GTGGGTCGTCGTCTGCGGATGGTGGTGCATCGCTGCTAGAAAATGGTCCAGGTCCGACGCATCGGGAAGCAgcggcgtcggcgtcggcgtcg TGCAGGGAAAGAAATACTACGGATCGCATT GGAGCTGCTTCGTCGGCCAACAGAGCACGAGGTCCTTACTGGTCCTGGTGTTGGGTCCTCAGCTTGCGTACCTCTTCTTCGGTCTCTCCTTCCTGATCGTGGGATCGGCGACGCTGCTCCTTCCCCGTCCGTCGGTGAGGCTATCGCCGCTTTTGAGTCCGTTGAACCCATCGCCGACGACCGCTAGCTCGACGCATTCTAACACGAGGTCTCAGCTTCACCAGCAGCATCACACCCTGCACGGTCAGCAGTCACGGGGCGTTCAGAACAGCGTGCAGAACGTCTTCCAGGGGAAGACCGGGCAGCCGTCCTGCGCGACGATTCTCCAGGCCGACCCAAGGGCACATCAGAGGGCCCTCCTGACCAGGGTCGGCGTCTTCGCTTGCGGCTATGCCGCCATTGTTCTCGCAGTAGCCGGAATCAACTTCTACGAATGGTGGAGCCGCGACTCCTGGCTCAGGGCCCCGGAGCCATCTACGGCACCAAAGGAGGCCCCGAGACCGATGATACAGATGTTCGTGATGCGCTCGGTCGCCTCTCTCCTCGCTGGCATAATCGCCGCGGCCTGGATATGGTGGCCGAACCTCATTGGCGTATGGCGAAGGCTTCCGCCGTGCAAACAACCACCCCACAAGTGCCATCCCGCTCCGGTTGTCAGGTGCTACAGCACCGGATCCACCAGCCCGACCCCCCATCAGATTCACCACCTCAGTCATCTCGCGCCCCAGCATCCATTGCTGATGCGTAACGCTCCCGTTGTCAATAACGGGCAGGTACCGGCGCCCTACAGGGGACACAAAAAACATCGGAAACACAGGAAACACCACAGCGGTAGCGAGACTCAGGTTTAA
- the LOC107220084 gene encoding charged multivesicular body protein 3 — translation MGLFGKSHEQNPKEMVQEWTHKLRKEGYQLDRQVRAIQREEEKVKRSLKEAAKKGDKDVCTILAKEVIRARKACNKIYTSKAHLNSVSLQMKNQLATIRVAGSLSKSTEVMQAMQSLIKVPEVAATMREMSKEMMKAGIIEEMLDETMDSVEDSEEMEDEAQEEVDKVLWELTAGQLGTAPAVVTETPGVQPVAASSSKEEEVEDVDDTELEEMKNRLQSLRS, via the exons ATGGGCCTCTTCGGTAAATCTCACGAGCAAAACCCGAAAGAAATG GTCCAAGAATGGACGCACAAGTTGAGGAAAGAAGGTTATCAATTGGATAGGCAGGTTCGCG CCATTCAACGAGAAGAGGAAAAGGTTAAGCGATCGCTAAAGGAGGCAGCAAAGAAAGGTGACAAGGATGTCTGCACAATTCTGGCGAAGGAAGTAATCAGGGCGAGGAAAGCGTGcaacaaaatttacacatCCAAAGCGCACTTGAATTCAGTTTCGCTCCagatgaaaaatcaactgGCGACGATACGAGTCGCTGGTTCGCTCTCCAAGTCCACCGAAGTAATGCAGGCCATGCAATCTCTGATCAAGGTCCCAGAAGTAGCTGCAACAATGAGGGAAATGTCAAAGGAAATGATGAAAGCAGgaataattgaagaaatgCTAGACGAAACCATGGATTCGGTGGAAGATTCTGAAGAGATGGAAGATGAAGCACAGGAAGAAGTTGACAAG GTTCTGTGGGAACTAACGGCAGGCCAATTGGGGACAGCTCCTGCCGTTGTTACCGAAACGCCCGGTGTACAACCGGTTGCGGCGTCGTCGTCCAAGGAAGAAGAAGTGGAAGACGTCGACGATACTGAGTTGGAAGAGATGAAAAACAGATTGCAAAGTCTGCGTAGTTAG